The Desulfofundulus salinus genome includes the window ACCGGACCTCCACCCGGCAGACCTGCTTTTTTACGAGAATTGTAACCGTCCAGGTACCCGGGAGAGGTGATGTAATCGACCCGCTCCAGGAAGCGTCTCTTTTCCAGGGGGATGGTGATGACGGTTCGGTGGGCTGAACTCGCAATGTCGTTGGCTCCGCCGCTTCCCGGCAACCTGGAGGCAGGATGGTAGTAATCCCCACTGCCAAAAATGGCCGTGCTATTCAAGTTACCATACTTATCCACCTGGGCACCACCGACCATCCCCACATCAAAGTAACCCCGTTGCTGATCGGCAAAGAGCCGCCATAATGAGGTGGTGCAAATGGCATTTTCCACACATGCGTTATCCCCAATACCCAGCACTATACGGTAAGGCATAGGGCCAACGCTTCCTGACTCCATGGCCATGATAAGATTCGGTGCGTGGGTGAGCTTAGCCACCAGGGCCCCTAACAGAGGCACCCCCACACCGACAAACACCACGTCGCCGTCCCGAAGCTCCCGGGCAGCTGCCGCCACCAGCAGTTCCGGCAAGTTATAATCCCGGGCGAAATTTTGACTCTCTGCCATTCTGTTCCCCCCTTAGCAGCTG containing:
- a CDS encoding CoA-transferase: MAESQNFARDYNLPELLVAAAARELRDGDVVFVGVGVPLLGALVAKLTHAPNLIMAMESGSVGPMPYRIVLGIGDNACVENAICTTSLWRLFADQQRGYFDVGMVGGAQVDKYGNLNSTAIFGSGDYYHPASRLPGSGGANDIASSAHRTVITIPLEKRRFLERVDYITSPGYLDGYNSRKKAGLPGGGPVAIITNKCIFRFDPETKEAYLDSVHPGVSVEEVRANVSWDLKVAPEVKVTPPPTEEQLRIIRIIDRAGIYTNNGLKNLTFESYIQLLEGSLEELQQLF